From a single Lolium rigidum isolate FL_2022 chromosome 7, APGP_CSIRO_Lrig_0.1, whole genome shotgun sequence genomic region:
- the LOC124673206 gene encoding uncharacterized protein LOC124673206 codes for MAEPFPLHAVCGSLWKNTDAQISFLKHAVMAPPDKFSFSHCSRQLEYQDLGSLSRGNQAWYCLDLLEVLCRLADAGHIVSVRLMIEDPLGHCPELLLLGLGHVKDTAKSNVVKYLWRVNPCLTLGGFVEAHSDRKCLLRIADLCQQLQILSAVLDSAPFPFNIKLAAAASRKDQDLVGKWLSEKSEVYKSLFLEECVNILEEILSSSPMKEPQAEDMNMYWRSSPLFLEVCRSHSGKQVSTQLLDKHSKVNEEQIRDMTLKYLLGIIEYHIGRLVRDQRFCKGLIFKEERKLFELKGQRYEYPHGKPDLSEEKFGPIVRKLKTLSKSNHESLKCMKEGLLACFNSDPLLSEVKAIIMENTAIFKKAAPVISQYHDFIDRVNTEISWLNRAAKKAEHVYGLLSGRQPVLAELESRIYELKRRVTVLSKECPESLYSRCQALDTVAKLWEDVDLLMKELLMFRQAAEDLCLISKNLRSLLSEKNMYAHRFHITEQHIKRESHQLHGALLDLQLKVEQAEASYVEKMAGLSERETRPMKYEKLIIDNAISWRTRLFRGKNILGTMREQGLDMCGYVSTVVMTESLFKRAWPWPSEFVIKLSEYHLQDIVRAFCAKNKMKGKDTLDVCLGKMVETGVVSESTYNGADFDTMGFDRYRISEFEKLKPPYINESIDKLEDGTVLIGTFGITKGYFSLGPDDVYDAPEDSEFEIGPSGKIPTHAVVIVGYGVTLAGFPYYVFQNWYGPAWGRDGFGMVTARSIRLMYAAEL; via the exons ATGGCG GAGCCGTTTCCACTGCATGCTGTTTGTGGGTCACTGTGGAAAAATACCGATGCCCAAATATCATTTTTAAAGCATGCTGTTATGGCTCCTCCTGATAAGTTTTCATTTTCACACTGCTCAAGGCAGCTG GAATATCAGGATTTGGGTAGTCTTAGTCGAGGCAATCAGGCTTGGTACTGCCTTGACCTTTTGGAGGTGTTATGTCGACTTGCTGATGCTGGACACATTGTGTCGGTGCGGTTGATGATTGAGGATCCACTGGGACATTGCCCTGAACTATTACTCCTTGGTCTTGGACATGTCAAG GACACTGCAAAAAGCAATGTGGTTAAGTATCTCTGGAGAGTTAACCCCTGCCTTACGCTTGGAGGATTTGTCGAAGCTCATTCTGATCGAAAATGTCTTCTTAGAATTGCTGATCTATGTCAACAGTTGCAG ATCCTTTCTGCTGTCCTTGATTCTGCTCCATTCCCATTCAACATTAAACTGGCTGCTGCTGCTTCTAGGAAAGATCAGGACCTTGTTGGGAAGTGGCTGAGTGAAAAGTCAGAAGTATACAAGAGCCTTTTTCTTGAG GAATGTGTTAATATCCTGGAAGAAATTTTGAGCAGCTCCCCCATGAAAGAACCTCAAGCCGAAGATATGAATATGTATTGGCGGTCTTCTCCTCTTTTTTTAGAG GTTTGCCGGTCTCACTCGGGAAAGCAAGTTTCCACCCAGCTACTGGATAAACACTCTAAGGTCAAT GAGGAACAAATCAGAGACATGACTTTGAAATATCTCCTTGGCATTATTGAATATCACATTGGCAGGCTAGTAAGAGACCAACGGTTCTGTAAGGGTCTCATTTTCAAAG AAGAACGGAAGCTTTTTGAGCTGAAAGGTCAGAGATATGAATATCCTCATGGCAAacctgacctttcggaagaaaaatTTG GTCCTATTGTACGTAAATTGAAGACTTTATCTAAATCAAATCATGAAAGTTTAAAATGTATGAAGGAAGGACTACTTGCATGTTTTAATAGCGATCCTCTATTATCTGAAGTGAAGGCCATTATTATGGAAAACACGGCAATTTTTAAGAAGGCTGCTCCAGTTATTTCCCAGTATCATGATTTCATTGACAGAGTAAATACAGAGATCTCATGGCTTAATAGGGCTGCGAAAAAAGCTGAACATGTTTACGGTCTTCTCTCGGGTCGCCAGCCAGTTTTGGCAGAATTGGAAAGTCGCATTTATGAGCTGAAGAGAAGAGTAACCGTTCTTTCAAAAGAATGCCCCGAAAGTTTGTACTCGCGGTGTCAGGCTTTGGATACCGTGGCCAAACTTTGGGAAGACGTTGACCTGCTGATGAAGGAACTACTAATGTTTAGACAAGCAGCTGAAGATCTGTGTCTTATCTCGAAGAACCTCAGAAGCCTCCTGAGTGAGAAAAATATGTATGCTCACAGGTTCCACATTACTGAGCAACACATAAAGAGAGAAAGTCACCAA CTGCACGGAGCACTACTTGATCTTCAGCTCAAGGTGGAGCAGGCAGAGGCATCTTATGTGGAGAAGATGGCTGGACTGTCTGAG CGAGAAACTCGACCCATGAAGTATGAAAAATTAATTATTGACAACGCCATTTCCTGGAGGACTAGGCTGTTCCGTGGAAAGAATATACTGGGAACTATGAGAGAGCAGGGACTAG ACATGTGCGGTTATGTGTCGACCGTGGTGATGACAGAGTCACTCTTCAAAAGAGCTTGGCCCTGGCCCTCTGAGTTTGTCATTAAACTCTCTGAATATCACCTCCAAGATATCGTGAGGGCCTTTTGTGCCAAAAATAAAATGAAAGGCAAGGACACACTTGATGTTTGTCTTGGAAAAATGGTAGAGACGGGCGTTGTTAGTGAAAGTACGTACAACGGAGCTGACTTCGACACAATG GGCTTTGATAGATACCGCATATCTGAATTTGAAAAATTGAAGCCTCCTTATATAAATGAATCTATTGATAAGTTGGAGGATGGGACAGTTTTAATCGGAACTTTTGGGATTACCAAAGGGTATTTCAGCTTGGGGCCTGATGATGTGTACGATGCTCCAGAAGATTCTGAGTTTGAGATAGGCCCAAGTGGAAAAATCCCAACGCATGCTGTTGTCATAGTTGGCTATGGGGTGACCCTTGCAGGTTTCCCATACTACGTTTTCCAAAACTGGTATGGACCAGCTTGGGGCAGAGATGGCTTCGGCATGGTAACTGCTCGTAGTATCAGGCTCATGTATGCAGCAGAGCTGTAG
- the LOC124678492 gene encoding uncharacterized protein LOC124678492, which yields MHRPRFVMQSTVQVMHASGVYGCMIQSDMLCASTCQHITLFVIKGWAWRLARYLLGPKFQSASSQRRYSVTKTKERLPRAITCGSFATSYPTLLTTYTARKNCRNMNLLMMLRYLNGSCQLLALTVPITLMLLWIQFMNLPPVQTGCM from the exons ATGCATAGGCCACGGTTCGTGATGCAGAGCACAGTGCAAGTCATGCATGCTTCAGGTGTCTACGGGTGCATGATCCAATCAGACATGTTATGTGCATCGACATGCCAGCA TATCACACTTTTTGTTATTAAAGGATGGGCCTGGCGGCTGGCACGGTATCTCCTGGGTCCTAAATTTCAATCagcctcttcacaaagaagatacAGTGTAACAAAAACAAAGGAAAGATTGCCTCGGGCTATAACGTGTGGAAGCTTTGCTACTAG TTATCCGACTCTGCTGACAACATACACTGCAAGGAAAAACTGTCGAAATATGAACCTCTTGATGATGCTGCGATATCTAAATGGCTCCTGTCAATTATTGGCACTCACAGTGCCCATAACATTGATGTTATTGTGGATACAGTTCATGAACTT GCCCCCAGTACAAACTGGCTGCATGTAA
- the LOC124675986 gene encoding uncharacterized protein LOC124675986, giving the protein MSGTTTPTTPSYFVERMVRGELCRFDTRLETWHDPTPRESEFTLKDLREAFIKAARRSLSLVDRSTFRPSEEQLRQREEQDRKFLIVALKVYTKKNNMQPTELEFVEVKRRNLIDECGIGYLHFNFLVKGLEGKHIMFFAEVHHDLEDENDVYACMPLREDDFKPSEGNDQAPCKGCQYQAEDLVHPSCGGFLGGHKYGFVPYWDSDEERDDEFC; this is encoded by the exons ATGTCGGGGACAACCACGCCAACTACTCCTTCGTATTTTGTCGAGCGTATGGTTCGTGGCGAACTGTGTCG TTTCGACACAAGGTTAGAGACTTGGCATGATCCCACTCCTAGGGAATCAGAATTTACTCTTAAGGATCTTCGTGAGGCTTTTATTAAGGCTGCCAGACGCAGTCTTAGCCTTGTGGACAGGTCAACATTTAGGCCTAGCGAGGAGCAGCTTAGGCAAAGAGAAGAGCAGGATCGCAAGTTCTTGATTGTAGCACTGAAAGTCTATACCAAGAAAAATAACATGCAG CCGACTGAACTGGAATTTGTGGAAGTGAAACGAAGAAACCTTATTGATGAATGCGGGATAGGATATTTGCATTTCAACTTTTTAGTGAAAGGATTAGAGGGTAAACATATAATGTTTTTTGCTGAAGTGCATCATGATCTTGAAGATGAGAATGATGTCTATGCTTGCATGCCTTTGAGGGAAGATGACTTCAAACCATCAGAAGGAAATGACCAAG CTCCGTGCAAAGGGTGTCAATATCAGGCTGAAGATCTTGTACATCCCAGTTGTGGTGGCTTCTTAGGTGGGCACAAGTATGGTTTCGTGCCGTATTGGGACAGTGATGAAGAGCGTGATGATGAATTCTGTTAG
- the LOC124675577 gene encoding uncharacterized protein LOC124675577 isoform X2: protein MENLDHEDLNIPDESGFNLLMAVYARASKEPFPLHAVCGSLWKNTDAQISFLKHAVMAPPDKFSFSHCSRQLEYLDLGSLSRGNQAWYCLDLLEVLCRLADAGHIVSVRLMIEDPLGHCPELLLLGLGHVKTEHNLLQKEVLSSVFSTVLKDTAKSNVVKYLWRVNPCLTLGGFVEAHSDRKCLLRIADLCQQLQILSAVLDSAPFPFNIKLAAAASRKDQDLVGKWLSEKSEVYKSLFLEECVNILEEILSSSPMKEPQAEDMNMYWRSSPLFLEVCRSHSGKQVSTQLLDKHSKEEQIRDMTLKYLLGIIEYHIGRLVRDQRFCKGLIFKEERKLFELKGQRYEYPHGKPDLSEEKFGPIVRKLKTLSKSNHESLKCMKEGLLACFNSDPLLSEVKAIIMENTAIFKKAAPVISQYHDFIDRVNTEISWLNRAAKKAEHVYGLLSGRQPVLAELESRIYELKRRVTVLSKECPESLYSRCQALDTVAKLWEDVDLLMKELVMFRQAAEDLCLISKNLRSLLSEKNMYAHRFHITEQHIKRESHQLHGALLDLQLKVEQAEASYVEKMAGLSERETRPMKYEKLIIDNAISWRTRLFRGKNILGTMREQGLDMCGYVSTVVMTESLFKRAWPWPSEFVIKLSEYHLQDIVRAFCAKNKMKGKDTLDVCLGKMVETGVVSESTYNGADFDTMGFDRYRISEFEKLEPPYINESIDKLEDGTVLIGTFGITKGYFSLGPDDVYDAPEDSEFEIGPSGKIPTHAVVIVGYGVTLAGFPYYVFQNWYGPAWGRDGFGMVTARSIRLMYAAEL from the exons ATGGAAAATCTTGATCATGAGGATCTCAATATTCCGGATGAATCAGGCTTTAATTTACTGATGGCGGTATATGCCAGAGCTTCTAAG GAGCCGTTTCCACTGCATGCTGTTTGTGGGTCACTGTGGAAAAATACCGATGCCCAAATATCATTTTTAAAGCATGCTGTTATGGCTCCTCCTGATAAGTTTTCATTTTCACACTGCTCAAGGCAGCTG GAATATCTGGATTTGGGTAGTCTTAGTCGAGGCAATCAGGCTTGGTACTGCCTTGACCTTTTGGAGGTGTTATGTCGACTTGCTGATGCTGGACACATTGTGTCGGTGCGGTTGATGATTGAGGATCCACTGGGACATTGCCCTGAACTATTACTCCTTGGTCTTGGACATGTCAAG ACTGAGCATAATCTCCTTCAAAAAGAAGTTCTATCAAGTGTATTCTCTACTGTACTGAAGGACACTGCAAAAAGCAATGTGGTTAAGTATCTCTGGAGAGTTAACCCCTGCCTTACGCTTGGAGGATTTGTCGAAGCTCATTCTGATCGAAAATGTCTTCTTAGAATTGCTGATCTATGTCAACAGTTGCAG ATCCTTTCTGCTGTCCTTGATTCTGCTCCGTTCCCATTCAACATTAAACTGGCTGCTGCTGCTTCTAGGAAAGATCAGGACCTTGTTGGGAAGTGGCTGAGTGAAAAGTCAGAAGTATACAAGAGCCTTTTTCTTGAG GAATGTGTTAATATCCTGGAAGAAATTTTGAGCAGCTCCCCCATGAAAGAACCTCAAGCCGAAGATATGAATATGTATTGGCGGTCTTCTCCTCTTTTTTTAGAG GTTTGCCGGTCTCACTCAGGAAAGCAAGTTTCCACCCAGCTACTGGATAAACACTCTAAG GAGGAACAAATCAGAGACATGACTTTGAAATATCTCCTTGGCATTATTGAATATCACATTGGCAGGCTAGTAAGAGACCAACGGTTCTGTAAGGGTCTCATTTTCAAAG AAGAACGGAAGCTTTTTGAGCTGAAAGGTCAGAGATATGAATATCCTCATGGCAAacctgacctttcggaagaaaaatTTG GTCCTATTGTACGTAAATTGAAGACTTTATCTAAATCAAATCATGAAAGTTTAAAATGTATGAAGGAAGGACTACTTGCATGTTTTAATAGCGATCCTCTATTATCTGAAGTGAAGGCCATTATTATGGAAAACACGGCAATTTTTAAGAAGGCTGCTCCAGTTATTTCCCAGTATCATGATTTCATTGACAGAGTAAATACAGAGATCTCATGGCTTAATAGGGCTGCGAAAAAAGCTGAACATGTTTACGGTCTTCTCTCGGGTCGCCAGCCAGTTTTGGCAGAATTGGAAAGTCGCATTTATGAGCTGAAGAGAAGAGTAACCGTTCTTTCAAAAGAATGCCCCGAAAGTTTGTACTCGCGGTGTCAGGCTTTGGATACCGTGGCCAAACTTTGGGAAGACGTTGACCTGCTGATGAAGGAACTAGTAATGTTTAGACAAGCAGCTGAAGATCTGTGTCTTATCTCGAAGAACCTCAGAAGCCTCCTGAGTGAGAAAAATATGTATGCTCACAGGTTCCACATTACTGAGCAACACATAAAGAGAGAAAGTCACCAA CTGCACGGAGCACTACTTGATCTTCAGCTCAAGGTGGAGCAGGCAGAGGCATCTTATGTGGAGAAGATGGCTGGACTGTCTGAG CGAGAAACTCGACCCATGAAGTATGAAAAATTAATTATTGACAACGCCATTTCCTGGAGGACTAGGCTGTTCCGTGGAAAGAATATACTGGGAACTATGAGAGAGCAGGGACTAG ACATGTGCGGTTATGTGTCGACCGTGGTGATGACAGAGTCACTCTTCAAAAGAGCTTGGCCCTGGCCCTCTGAGTTTGTCATTAAACTCTCTGAATATCACCTCCAAGATATCGTGAGGGCCTTTTGTGCCAAAAATAAAATGAAAGGCAAGGACACACTTGATGTTTGTCTTGGAAAAATGGTAGAGACGGGCGTTGTTAGTGAAAGTACGTACAACGGAGCTGACTTCGACACAATG GGCTTTGATAGATACCGCATATCTGAATTTGAAAAATTGGAGCCTCCTTATATAAATGAATCTATTGATAAGTTGGAGGATGGGACAGTTTTAATCGGAACTTTTGGGATTACCAAAGGGTATTTCAGCTTGGGGCCTGATGATGTGTACGATGCTCCAGAAGATTCTGAGTTTGAGATAGGCCCAAGTGGAAAAATCCCAACGCATGCTGTTGTCATAGTTGGCTATGGGGTGACCCTTGCAGGTTTCCCATACTACGTTTTCCAAAACTGGTATGGACCAGCTTGGGGCAGAGATGGCTTCGGCATGGTAACTGCTCGTAGTATCAGGCTCATGTATGCAGCAGAGCTGTAG
- the LOC124675577 gene encoding uncharacterized protein LOC124675577 isoform X1 gives MENLDHEDLNIPDESGFNLLMAVYARASKEPFPLHAVCGSLWKNTDAQISFLKHAVMAPPDKFSFSHCSRQLEYLDLGSLSRGNQAWYCLDLLEVLCRLADAGHIVSVRLMIEDPLGHCPELLLLGLGHVKTEHNLLQKEVLSSVFSTVLKDTAKSNVVKYLWRVNPCLTLGGFVEAHSDRKCLLRIADLCQQLQILSAVLDSAPFPFNIKLAAAASRKDQDLVGKWLSEKSEVYKSLFLEECVNILEEILSSSPMKEPQAEDMNMYWRSSPLFLEVCRSHSGKQVSTQLLDKHSKVNEEQIRDMTLKYLLGIIEYHIGRLVRDQRFCKGLIFKEERKLFELKGQRYEYPHGKPDLSEEKFGPIVRKLKTLSKSNHESLKCMKEGLLACFNSDPLLSEVKAIIMENTAIFKKAAPVISQYHDFIDRVNTEISWLNRAAKKAEHVYGLLSGRQPVLAELESRIYELKRRVTVLSKECPESLYSRCQALDTVAKLWEDVDLLMKELVMFRQAAEDLCLISKNLRSLLSEKNMYAHRFHITEQHIKRESHQLHGALLDLQLKVEQAEASYVEKMAGLSERETRPMKYEKLIIDNAISWRTRLFRGKNILGTMREQGLDMCGYVSTVVMTESLFKRAWPWPSEFVIKLSEYHLQDIVRAFCAKNKMKGKDTLDVCLGKMVETGVVSESTYNGADFDTMGFDRYRISEFEKLEPPYINESIDKLEDGTVLIGTFGITKGYFSLGPDDVYDAPEDSEFEIGPSGKIPTHAVVIVGYGVTLAGFPYYVFQNWYGPAWGRDGFGMVTARSIRLMYAAEL, from the exons ATGGAAAATCTTGATCATGAGGATCTCAATATTCCGGATGAATCAGGCTTTAATTTACTGATGGCGGTATATGCCAGAGCTTCTAAG GAGCCGTTTCCACTGCATGCTGTTTGTGGGTCACTGTGGAAAAATACCGATGCCCAAATATCATTTTTAAAGCATGCTGTTATGGCTCCTCCTGATAAGTTTTCATTTTCACACTGCTCAAGGCAGCTG GAATATCTGGATTTGGGTAGTCTTAGTCGAGGCAATCAGGCTTGGTACTGCCTTGACCTTTTGGAGGTGTTATGTCGACTTGCTGATGCTGGACACATTGTGTCGGTGCGGTTGATGATTGAGGATCCACTGGGACATTGCCCTGAACTATTACTCCTTGGTCTTGGACATGTCAAG ACTGAGCATAATCTCCTTCAAAAAGAAGTTCTATCAAGTGTATTCTCTACTGTACTGAAGGACACTGCAAAAAGCAATGTGGTTAAGTATCTCTGGAGAGTTAACCCCTGCCTTACGCTTGGAGGATTTGTCGAAGCTCATTCTGATCGAAAATGTCTTCTTAGAATTGCTGATCTATGTCAACAGTTGCAG ATCCTTTCTGCTGTCCTTGATTCTGCTCCGTTCCCATTCAACATTAAACTGGCTGCTGCTGCTTCTAGGAAAGATCAGGACCTTGTTGGGAAGTGGCTGAGTGAAAAGTCAGAAGTATACAAGAGCCTTTTTCTTGAG GAATGTGTTAATATCCTGGAAGAAATTTTGAGCAGCTCCCCCATGAAAGAACCTCAAGCCGAAGATATGAATATGTATTGGCGGTCTTCTCCTCTTTTTTTAGAG GTTTGCCGGTCTCACTCAGGAAAGCAAGTTTCCACCCAGCTACTGGATAAACACTCTAAGGTCAAT GAGGAACAAATCAGAGACATGACTTTGAAATATCTCCTTGGCATTATTGAATATCACATTGGCAGGCTAGTAAGAGACCAACGGTTCTGTAAGGGTCTCATTTTCAAAG AAGAACGGAAGCTTTTTGAGCTGAAAGGTCAGAGATATGAATATCCTCATGGCAAacctgacctttcggaagaaaaatTTG GTCCTATTGTACGTAAATTGAAGACTTTATCTAAATCAAATCATGAAAGTTTAAAATGTATGAAGGAAGGACTACTTGCATGTTTTAATAGCGATCCTCTATTATCTGAAGTGAAGGCCATTATTATGGAAAACACGGCAATTTTTAAGAAGGCTGCTCCAGTTATTTCCCAGTATCATGATTTCATTGACAGAGTAAATACAGAGATCTCATGGCTTAATAGGGCTGCGAAAAAAGCTGAACATGTTTACGGTCTTCTCTCGGGTCGCCAGCCAGTTTTGGCAGAATTGGAAAGTCGCATTTATGAGCTGAAGAGAAGAGTAACCGTTCTTTCAAAAGAATGCCCCGAAAGTTTGTACTCGCGGTGTCAGGCTTTGGATACCGTGGCCAAACTTTGGGAAGACGTTGACCTGCTGATGAAGGAACTAGTAATGTTTAGACAAGCAGCTGAAGATCTGTGTCTTATCTCGAAGAACCTCAGAAGCCTCCTGAGTGAGAAAAATATGTATGCTCACAGGTTCCACATTACTGAGCAACACATAAAGAGAGAAAGTCACCAA CTGCACGGAGCACTACTTGATCTTCAGCTCAAGGTGGAGCAGGCAGAGGCATCTTATGTGGAGAAGATGGCTGGACTGTCTGAG CGAGAAACTCGACCCATGAAGTATGAAAAATTAATTATTGACAACGCCATTTCCTGGAGGACTAGGCTGTTCCGTGGAAAGAATATACTGGGAACTATGAGAGAGCAGGGACTAG ACATGTGCGGTTATGTGTCGACCGTGGTGATGACAGAGTCACTCTTCAAAAGAGCTTGGCCCTGGCCCTCTGAGTTTGTCATTAAACTCTCTGAATATCACCTCCAAGATATCGTGAGGGCCTTTTGTGCCAAAAATAAAATGAAAGGCAAGGACACACTTGATGTTTGTCTTGGAAAAATGGTAGAGACGGGCGTTGTTAGTGAAAGTACGTACAACGGAGCTGACTTCGACACAATG GGCTTTGATAGATACCGCATATCTGAATTTGAAAAATTGGAGCCTCCTTATATAAATGAATCTATTGATAAGTTGGAGGATGGGACAGTTTTAATCGGAACTTTTGGGATTACCAAAGGGTATTTCAGCTTGGGGCCTGATGATGTGTACGATGCTCCAGAAGATTCTGAGTTTGAGATAGGCCCAAGTGGAAAAATCCCAACGCATGCTGTTGTCATAGTTGGCTATGGGGTGACCCTTGCAGGTTTCCCATACTACGTTTTCCAAAACTGGTATGGACCAGCTTGGGGCAGAGATGGCTTCGGCATGGTAACTGCTCGTAGTATCAGGCTCATGTATGCAGCAGAGCTGTAG